From Canis lupus baileyi chromosome 16, mCanLup2.hap1, whole genome shotgun sequence:
agcagagggagaagcaggctccacgcagggagcctgacgtgggaccggatcctgggactccaggatcacaccctgggccgaaggcaggcgctaaacccgctgagccactcaggaatcaCAGGGGTGgctcattttaaatggcttttgaAGAGTAATCTTTATACACTAAAAtcaatccatttaaaaattgtacattttGGTGAATTTTGAAACCTCAATATTTTAACAACATCAGTTCTCCAAATACATTCAGTACAATCCAAGTCAAATTCTCAAAGGAACTGTTTTTGTGGAAACTGACAAACATAGTGATGTGAGTTTGACATATTTGAccatataaaaagaagaaagttatctaggaaaaaagcataaacaaaCTTGAAAGAGAATTGACAGACAGTAAATGTCTAACAGACACAAGATGaaaatccagaatatacaaaaagcacgtacaagtaatataaaaataaagcaaactgaataccttgaatagccaaaggaatcttgaaaaaggcaaaccaactagaggcatcacaattccagatttcaagttatattacaaagcttcagtgatcaaaacagtatgttactgTCACGGATCAGTGGGATAGAACAGAAAACCCccaaataaacccacaattatatggtcaattaatcttcgatAAAcgaggaaagaatatctaatagGAAAAAtgcagtcttttcaacaagtggtgttgggaaaactggacagccacatggagaagaatgaaactgaaccactttcctaaagtatacacacaaataaactaaaaatggactGAGGGcataactgtgagacctgaaaccacaaaaatcctagaagagggcACAGGCAGTGATGTCTTTGGCCACATTTTTCTACctatgtctccagaggcaaggataatacaagcaaaaataaactattggggctacatcaaaaataaaaagcatctgcacagcaaaggaaacaatcaacagaactaaaaggcaacctacggaattggagaagatatttgccaagtgacatatctgataaagggttaatatccaaaatatataaagaactgacacaactcaacacccaaaaggtaaataatccagttaaaaataggcataagacatgaacagacatttctccaaagaagacatacaaatggccaacagacacatgaaaagatgctcagcttcactcatcatcagggaaatgcaagttgaAAGTACAATGaactatcacctcacacctgtcagagcaCTAAAATCAACAATGCAAGAAACAAGagttggcaaagatatggagaaaaaggaaccctcatgcactgttggtgggaatgcaaactgtgcaGCCAGTATAAACAGTATGAAGGgccttcagaaagttaaaaatggaactatcctatgattcagtaattgaactactaggcatttatccccccaaatacaaaaacactaattcgtAGGGATACACACACCCTTATGTTTAGAGCAGCATCTTTACAAGCGCCAAATTATGGAGGCAGCCCAActgttcattgatagatgaatggataaagaagatgtggtatatatgtatacatagttGGGTATTATTCAgcctcttaactacagagaacaaactgatggtcaccagaggggaagtgagggggaggatgggtgaaatcaGCGATGGGGTTTAAGGAATTCACTTGTTGTGAAGAGCACTGGTGATGTATGGAGTTGtttaatcattatattgtatacctgaaactaatataatactgtatgttaactatactgaaattaaaataaaaacttaaaacgtaaaaaatatttagagaaaattcatgaagaataaacagtatgaaaagatgttcaacttcagtgttaatgaggaaagagaaaattggaaaaataagaattgatAATTGAATGACCACACAATTGACAGATTTATAAATGattgaatttctattttaacaGCAAGATGTGAGaatagagattttaaaagatgaaatcctGTGTCATCACACCTACAATGTTCAAAACAAAAGCTACAAGCTTAGTTTCAAATTAGTTTGTTTTGCTTATACTCCATCAGTTGCTCAAATTTGTtcatgtttcattcattcatatttatagCACATAtcaagctctctctttctcccttccttattctgttcctcccctctctctctccctctctttcttcttctcctttcatttttcttcttcttttaaaatggcTGATCTATGTTAAATCACTATACTGCACACATGAaacatataacactgtatgttaactaacaggaattaaaataaaaactttaaaaattaataaaatagccaATCTATTTGAGATAATTTTCAGACACCAAGACACTTAGCCACGAAATTCAGCATTCAGGATCTCCTAGAAACAAGAACATTTTCATACATAATTACAATACCATTATCACACCCGAGAAATTTAAcatcaatatacatatatttaatataatccaCATGCAAATTTCTCCAACGATAAAGACTTGGTTTTTATTAGAGATTTGTTAAATATAATtccataccataccataccattTGCCCATTcaagtataaaattattttttatacacTCAcggaattgtgcaaccatcaccataatcaattttagaacattttcactaCCTCTAAAGAAATCCCATTAACAATCACTACCCATTTTTCCTTAGCAATCATCAGtctactttatgtctctatggatttgcccgttcttgatatttcatataaatagtaACATATAATGTCGCTCTTATGATTGCCTTCTTTtaattagcataatattttccaAGTTTATCCATTTTATGGTGGGTATCAgtactttgtttattttattgctgaataatattccattgtatggagacactacattttctttatccagtcatcagttGATGGTGGCTTCCACACTGGGCTATTGTGactagtgctgctatgaacattcatgtacaagtatTTGTTTTAGAACTTCAGTGTTTTTAGGTATATaccaaagtggaattgctggatcatatggcaaatctacatttaactttttgaggagtcaCCAAACTGTACCTGCCCCCTGCCCAACAACCTCCATCTTCTGCCTGCCTCCTAGCACATGCACTATACTTCAGCCACACTGAActtcctttacttttaaaaagctccAGATCCTCTCACCTCTGAGGTTTTCCATATACTATTTCCTCTCTAgatactttcatttccttttaaaaaaggattctgcttaaacttcattaaaaaagcATGTCCTCTCTTGACACGCTAGGATAAGGCTAGGTGTCCTTAATATACACTCTTATCACATCTTTGATTTTTCCTATGATAACATTTGTAATGCCTTATGGCAATTTGTTTAGTTGCCATGTCTATGAGCTAGACTATATGGTCTTTGAGGGCAGGAACCATGTCTACCTTGGCCACAGTTTTTCCCACAGTCATGGACACAGTGCCTTGCACATGGTAGGtacccagtaaatatttatagaaggaATGCATTAATGAACTAATAGATTAAGTATTTCCTGGGTGAGTCAATCGACACAATgcttgctctcatggagcttaatTAAAGACCACTGGAGAAGGTTGGTATATATGGAAGCAATCATTGGGCAATATATAACAGTGGTAACGAAGTGCTACAGTATTTGATGCTGACAACTGTTGTAGAAGGCCAGATATTGCAGAAGGTAAGAGAAGGGAGATATTAGCATGGCCTGTAATGGGTGGGGAAAGCTTTCTTGAGAAGATGCGACTTAAAGTAAACCCAGAATTCTGTCTCAGGACATGACTTATTCAGAAATGTACAGGAATAAGGGTGGAGGCAAGTAGTGTGTTTGTTACTAATGAGTTTCTTTGGGATCCACGGATCCCAGGGGTCAGAGTATTGTAGAAGAGAGGAGTCACAAGACAATGGTAGGGACTCCAGCTGAACACGCATGATGGGGAAGTAACAAATATGAAGAAGGCTTTGGAGCCACACTGAGACAAGCTGGGTAAGCTGGGAAGGGGTTCAGAAGAAGTAGTTACTCTGAAATCTCCTTTGGCAGATTAAGATTCCGTAATTCTATAGTACAACTCTTGCAGGATAGTTTAGAAGTCATCAGCCTCATCGTTTTCCTCTTTCAACAGTGATTCACCTCTCTGAGTGTAACTGGGAGTCACCAGAGCTATTAACAGGAACAAATAAATTGTGTGTTTGTGGAGAACTTCATACTTTGCAAGTATCAATCATTCCAAACCCACAATTCTGTGAGACATGTAAGATCCACTGACGGTGAAGTGTAAGGTTGGAAGAATTTGGTAATTTGCCAAGGTCGCAAGCCAGTAAATGATGGAGTCTGACTCCTGTGGGCTCCTGAATATTTTGCTTGGGGGTGCAGTAAACAGAATGTAAGAGACCATTCTGGGAGCCTCTTTCCATGAAGCTAGCTCTCCTCACCCTCCATCAATTTATCCTAATATTAGTATCTTTATCTAGGGATAGATTCGACTCATGATTTGAAAGGACATTCTCACTATTTGGGTTGTAAATGTCTGTCCTTTCTGGACCAGTAGTTTCTTCTATCCCACAGAACTCCTTCCATTTTCTCTACTTGCACTGACTGAGGTGCTGTGCTCATGGGTGGTGGTGCAGGGTGGTGGAGATGAGGATAGCGGTACTTGGGAAAATACTGCAACCTCACAGAACTTAATGATAACAGTAGTAAGTCTTACCAATGCCACACTTTATCCTGACTTCCTTTGAATAAATTAGGTACTGTTGTGTTCCTATTAAGATATTAGGAAACTGACTAAGGGAGGTTAAATTTTTTGGCCGAGGTCATGGTGCAGGTATGGGTGTATAAGTTGATCCCAGGATGACTGGCTCAAGGGCCCGGCACTTAAATGCTATGTATGCACACTGGGGTCTTCCCAATCTCAGCCGCTTCTCCTGCTGTCCATCTCATTCCTACTCCCTTCTAACTCTTGCTTGTCCAGCTAATGTCCCTGGGTCAGTCAAGtcttaaaagggaaaagagacaaGATTTTCACATGGGTTGGGATAGTATTAATCTAGGTAACAAAGAAATTAGAATGGAGGAGGCATTTTTCTGGTAGTTCAGTGTTAGGAATTGGATCTGATGTTCTAGAGTCTGGGTTCTAGTGCTTGCCAATGATAGAGAATCTGCAGCAACTCGGACCTTTGTGTCATTCTGCAGTTTGGGGAAATGCTCACTGTTCTCAGTGGCCCCCAGGCTGAGGCAGATGCAGAACATGGGCTCAGGTCAGTTTTGGCTCATCATCTTCCTTCCTGCACCACTGAGGTGGGTGGCTGAGGGGATGTATAAGCTGGGTGGACAGACAAATAGATGGGCTTTTCTTTAGAGTAGGAGTGTTGGATGCAGATCAAGAGAAGGATTCAGCTGCTGATGGGTATGTTGTGGTAGAGCCCCACTTGGTTTGCACACTCCTTGCTCCTTGTACTATTAAAGCTGGTGGAGAGGCAGCTcaggcatatgtgtgtgtgtgtgtgtgtgtgtgtattaacactttcatataaattatcttaaaaaggtaaaacagaAACAACATGAAAATGGGCAACCGAACTGTCATCTCAGAATTCATCCTGCTGGGCCTGCCCATTGATCCAGATCAGCGAGACCTGTTCTACGCCCTGTTTCTGGCCATGTACGTTACCACCGTCCTGGGGAACCTACTCATCATTGTCCTCATTCACCTGGACTCGCACCTCCACACACCCATGTATTTGTTTCTCAGCAATTTATCcttctctgacctctgcttctcttctgtcaCAATGCCCAAGTTGCTGCAGAACATGCAGAGCCAAGTCCCGTCCATCCCCTATGCTGGCTGCCTGACCCAAATgtacttcttcctgttttttgCAGACCTGGAGAGCTTCCTCCTGGTGgccatggcctatgaccgctatgtggccatctgcttCCCCCTACACTACACCACCATCATGAGCCCCAAGCTCTGTTTCTCCCTGTTGGTGCTGTCATGGGTGCTGACCATGTTCCATGCTGTATTACACACTCTGTTAATGGCCAGATTGTGTTTTTGTGCCAACACAATCCCCCACTTTTTCTGTGATATGTCTGCTCTGCTGAAGCTGGCCTGCTCTGACACTCAAGTTAATGAGTTGGTGATATTTATCATGGGAGGGCTCATTCTCGTGATCCCATTCCTGCTCATCATCACGTCTTATGCACGGATTGTGTCCTCCATCCTCAAGGTTCCTTCTGCCATAGGCATCTGCAAGGTCTTCTCCACCTGTGGCTCCCACCTCTCAGTGGTGTCTCTCTTCTATGGGACAGTTATTGGTCTCTATTTATGCCCATCAGCTAATAATTCTACTGTTAAGGAGACTATCATGGCTATGATGTACACTGTGGTCACCCCCATGCTGAACCCCTTCATCTACAGCCTGAGGAATAAAGACATGAAGGGAGCCCTGAGAAGAGTCATTTGTAGAAAGAAAATTACCTTCTCTGTGTGATGGTAACATTTGATACTTTTACATATTTCTATCTAGGAGATATAATAATATTGGAATACTATTCCAGATGTTTTCTCTTACCATGGAAAGCCTGTAGAAATGGTACGGTAAATAATTATTCAATATGTAAAAGAGGTACAGTGGAGCTGTGGAGCTGAACTAGGGAAGAGGGGTCTTGGTGACCTGCTGGCTAAGCTCTCCTCTTTATGTTCCCCAGGAGATTCTGGCAAAGTGTATTTTAAGAACTCCTGTTTTAAATGATCTTCATGCCTTACATTCTTTAACTAATTTATGggagactattttattttattttattattttattttatttttttaaataaatgtatattttattggtgttcaatttaccaacatacagaataacacccgtgctcatcccgtcaagtgcccccctcagtgcccgtcacccattcacccccaccccctgccctttccccttccaccacccctagttcgtttcccagagttaggagtctttatgttctggggagactactttttttaaagccagaacTCTGTTTTGATTgtggtataatttaaaaaagattctttatACTTTTACATCAATACTAAATGAGGTCCAACATCtccacctcccagcctccctcttAATGTCTCCTACTTACCTCTCTCTGCACAAGATTCACATCATTTTATCTCTTAACAatacccccccccacacacacatatttattttcatgtccaCTCTGTTTTCTGACCTGGCCTGATCTGAAATGGATTTTTCTAGCCCTTgactataagaaaatattttgcctttACCTGGGAATAACCAACACCCATGGGACCTAAAATGTATTTCCCCAGGAATGGGGAAAGAAGCTGGAAGCTGGTAAACAAGTTCAGAGTTTAAGGATGCCTCTTTTCTGTTTGGTGTTGTGGACCTTATAAAAGAAGTTTGTGTCTATGTTTTTATCCTTCCCTCAACCTCATGACAATTCCAAAGAATAGAGAAGATATGGTACAATTTCATAGATTGAAAGCATGATGTTCAATTACTTGTCAAGTCACACAGTGTGACAATCGTTGAGTCTATGTAAGATCCCAGACTAAGTGATTCTAtgatttcttctcattctctttcaatttagaaagaaagagggaagcctTTAAAAGACAAAACCGTCATCTCCATTTATGGTATGGACTAGTTTTCCAACTCAGTCCATTTGTGTCCTCAGTTGTCCCCTCTAAGCGATGGCATCCAAACCTACCACTTTCATCCTCGAATACATTCTAGTGAGCTCCACATCTCTATCTGAAGCCAAGACTTTCCTCCAGAGTTTCAAACTGTTATTGTCATGTGCTCTTTGGACATATCCACTTGAGGCTCTATGAACAGTTCAAGCTCAACATGCACAAACAATATTGATTCTTTATGTTCTCTCAAGTCTACtctttgtcctttattctatATCTTCATTTATGATGTCACCTTCAACCCAGTTTCCTGAACAACCACTTCtgtaaatgtatgtgtatatatatatgtgtctcCACAGAAGTAGATTATACAATATTGCATGgcacattttcatttaatatggTATTTCTTGAGATAGTTTATTATATGCATGAGACAGCTAAGGTAACACTAGTTCCTATAATGGATAAATTCTGAAATCTCAGTGCCATCATACAACAGATACATAGTGacaagaaaaaagattaatatttttattaatgtacttTCTTCtataacttttctgtattttttttaattatttatttatttatgatagtcacagagagagagagagagaggcagagacacaggcagagggagaagcaggctccatgcaccgggagcccgacatgggaatcgatccccagtctccaggatcgtgcccctggggaaaggcaggcattaaaccactgctccacctagggatcccctataactttcttttataatgaaaatttcattaaaaagagaatgaaaaaatagacCCTGTTCTCAATAGCAATGAAATTTACGTGCAAGAATataagaagaaaactttaaaactttactGAGAGATAAAAAGAATACCACAATAGGTGGACATATACAATGACCCTGGATtgctcatttaattaattaattaattaattgaacaatttaaaaaaattttatttatgagagagagagagagagaggcagagatacaggtagagtgagaagcaggctccatgcaggaagcccgacgtgagactcgatcctggttctccaggatcacgccctgggctgaaggcggtgctcaaccacttagccaccgggctgcccttgggtggctcattttattttattttattattttaaaaaagattttatttatttattcatgagacacacagagagaaagagaggcagagacacaggcagagaaagaagcaggctccacgcagggagcctgacgtgggaccggaatctgggactccaggatcacaccctgggccgaaggcaggcgctaaacccgctgagccactcaggaatcaCAGGGGTGgctcattttaaatggcttttgaAGAGTAATCTTTATACACTAAAAtcaacgaactaggggtggtagaaggggagaagggctgggggtgggagtgaatgggtgacgggcactgggggttattctgtatgttagtaaattgaacaccaataaaaaataaattaaaaaaaataaaatcaatccatttaaaaattgtgCATTTTGGTGAATTTTGAAACCTCAATATTTTAACAACATCAGTTCTCCAAATACATTCAGTACAATCCAAGTCAAATTCTCAAAGGAATTGTTTTTGTGGAAACTGACAAACATAGTGATGTGAGTTTGACATATTTGAccatataaaaagaagaaagttatctaggaaaaaagcataaacaaaCTTGAAAGAGAATTGACAGACAGTAAATGTCTAACAGACACAAGATGaaaatccagaatatacaaaaagcacgtacaagtaatataaaaataaagcaaactgaataccttgaatagccaaaggaatcttgaaaaaggcaaaccaactagaggcatcacaattccagatttcaagttatattacaaagcttcagtgatcaaaacagtatgttactgTCACGGATCAGTGGGATAGAACAGAAAACCCccaaataaacccacaattatatggtcaattaatcttcgatAAACGAGGAAAGAATAATAGGAAAAAtgcagtcttttcaacaagtggtgttgggaaaactggacagccacatggagaagaatgaaactgaaccactttcctaaagtatacacacaaataaactaaaaatggactGAGAGcataactgtgagacctgaaaccacaaaaatcctagaagagggcACAGGCAGTGATGTCTTTGGCCACATTTTTCTACctatgtctccagaggcaaggataatacaagcaaaaataaactattggggctacatcaaaaataaaaagcatctgcacagcaaaggaaacaatcaacaaaactaaaaggcaacttacggaattggagaagatatttgccaagtgacatatctgataaagggttaatatccaaaatatataaagaactgacacaactcaacacccaaaaggtaaataatccagttaaaaataggcataagacatgaacagacatttctccaaagaagacatacaaatggccaacagacacatgaaaagatgctcagcttcactcatcatcagggaaatgcaagttgaAAGTACAATGaactatcacctcacacctgtcagagcaCTAAAATCAACAATGCAAGAAACAAGagttggcaaagatatggagagaaaggaaccctcatgcactgttggtgggaatgcaaactgtgcaGCCAGTATAAACAGTATGAAGGgccttcagaaagttaaaaatggaactatcctatgattcagtaattgaactactaggcatttatccccccaaatacaaaaacactaattcgtagggatacacacacccctatgtttaGAGCAGCATCTTTACAAGCGCCAAATTATGGAGGCAGCCCAActgttcattgatagatgaatggataaagaagatgtggtatatatgtatacatagttGGGTATTATTCAgcctcttaactacagagaacaaactgatggtcaccagaggggaagtgagggggaggatgggtgaaatcaGCGATGGGGTTTAAGGAATTCACTTGTTGTGAAGAGCACTGGTGATGTATGGAGTTGtttaatcattatattgtatacctgaaactaatataatactgtatgttaactatactgaaattaaaataaaaacttaaaacgtaaaaaatatttacagaaaattcatgaagaataaacagtatgaaaagatgttcaacttcagtgttaatgaggaaagagaaaattggaaaaataagaattgatAATTGAATGACCACACAATTGACAGATTTATAAATGattgaatttctattttaacaGCAAGATGTGAGaatagagattttaaaagatgaaatcctGTGTCATCACACCTACAATGTTCAAAACAAAAGCTACAAGCTTAGTTTCAAATTAGTTTGTTTTGCTTATACTCCATCAGTTGCTCAAATTTGTtcatgtttcattcattcatatttatagCACATAtcaagctctctctttctcccttccttattctgttcctcccctctctctctccctctctttcttcttctcctttcatttttcttcttcttttaaaatggcTGATCTATGTTAAATCACTATACTGCACACATGAaacatataacactgtatgttaactaacaggaattaaaataaaaactttaaaaattaaaaaaatagccaatCTATTTGAGATAATTTTCAGACACCAAGACACTTAGCCACGAAATTCAGCATTCAGGATCTCCTAGAAACAAGAACATTTTCATACATAATTACAATACCATTATCACACCCGAGAAATTTAAcatcaatatacatatatttaatataatccaCATGCAAATTTCTCCAACGATAAAGACTTGGTTTTTATCAGAGATTTGTTAAATATAATtccataccataccataccattTGCCCATTcaagtctaaaattattttttatacacTCAcggaattgtgcaaccatcaccataatcaattttagaacattttcactaCCTCTAAAGAAATCCCATTAACAATCACTACCCATTTTTCCTTAGCAATCATCAGtctactttatgtctctatggatttgcccattcttgatatttcatataaatagtaACATATAATGTCGCTCTTATGATTGCCTTCTTTtaattagcataatattttccaAGTTTATCCATTTTATGGTGGGTATCAgtactttgtttattttattgctgaataatattccattgtatggagacactacattttctttatccagtcatcagttGATGGTGGCTTCCACACTGGGCTATTGTGactagtgctgctatgaacattcatgtacaagtatTTGTTTTAGAACTTCAGTGTTTTTAGGTATGTaccaaagtggaattgctggatcatatggcaaatctacatttaactttttgaggagtcaCCAAACTGTACCTGCCCCCTGCCCAACAACCTCCATCTTCTGCCTGCCTCCTAGCACATGCACTATACTTCAGCCACACTGAActtcctttacttttaaaaagctccAGATCCTCTCACCTCTGAGGTTTTCCATATACTATTTCCTCTCTAgatactttcatttccttttaaaaaaggattctgcttaaacttcattaaaaaagcATGTCCTCTCTTGACACGCTAGGATAAGGCTAGGTGTCCTTAATATACACTCTTATCACATCTTTGATTTTTCCTATGATAACATTTGTAATGCCTTATGGCAATTTGTTTAGTTGCCATGTCTATGAGCTAGACTATATGGTCTTTGAGGGCAGGAACCATGTCTACCTTGGCCACAGTTTTTCCCACAGTCATGGACACAGTGCCTTGCACATGGTAGGtacccagtaaatatttatagaaggaATGCATTAATGAACTAATAGATTAAGTATTTCCTGGGTGAGTCAATCGACACAATgcttgctctcatggagcttaatTAAAGACCACTGGAGAAGGTTGGTATATATGGAAGCAATCATTGGGCAATATATAACAGTGGTAACGAAGTGCTACAGTATTTGATGCTGACAACTGTTGTAGAAGGCCAGATATTGCAGAAGGTAAGAGAAGGGAGATATTAGCATGGCCTGTAATGGGTGGGGAAAGCTTTCTTGAGAAGATGCGACTTAAAGTAAACCCAGAATTCTGTCTCAGGACATGACTTATTCAGAAATGTACAGGAATAAGGGTGGAGGCAAGTAGTGTGTTTGTTACTAATGAGTTTCTTTGGGATCCA
This genomic window contains:
- the LOC140606097 gene encoding olfactory receptor-like protein DTMT encodes the protein MKMGNRTVISEFILLGLPIDPDQRDLFYALFLAMYVTTVLGNLLIIVLIHLDSHLHTPMYLFLSNLSFSDLCFSSVTMPKLLQNMQSQVPSIPYAGCLTQMYFFLFFADLESFLLVAMAYDRYVAICFPLHYTTIMSPKLCFSLLVLSWVLTMFHAVLHTLLMARLCFCANTIPHFFCDMSALLKLACSDTQVNELVIFIMGGLILVIPFLLIITSYARIVSSILKVPSAIGICKVFSTCGSHLSVVSLFYGTVIGLYLCPSANNSTVKETIMAMMYTVVTPMLNPFIYSLRNKDMKGALRRVICRKKITFSV